A stretch of Euzebya sp. DNA encodes these proteins:
- a CDS encoding GTPase: MSRGARAARAADRRLAERLDVLAAVADRTREAPGRLPDEVVDRLDGALARARGRVTHGPSHTVVALAGATGSGKSSLFNALAGEGLADVGVRRPTTSTAQAAVFDATGVLDPGAADLLDWLAVPRRHVVTGSADLDGLVLVDLPDHDSTAADHRAEVDRLVEVVDAFAWVVDPQKYADAALHDAYLRRFAGHDAVTLVVLNQVDRVPADDRRAVLDDLRRLLVADGLADARVMATSATGGEGIAELRRELAARLAERRAMVARLHADVDRLAEDLDAHLGTRPPGPVPTSARRRLTVAVAEVAGAEAVADAVGAAHRARAAQHVGWPPTRWVRRLRPDPLRRLGLDRTAPAEGTATGGRTSRPAPAAVSQAGAAAAVRTLVDDVTTDLPDAWTRRVAAVADARREDLADALDRAVGAAELPTRRPAWWSAASSLQWVLAGVMAVGLVWLAVIAAVAWFGLPDLPTPRIGEVPWPTAMALGGALAGLLVSALGRLAAAVGARRRRTTARRILVAAASAAADELVVDPVDRELAALAELHQLTDRLR, translated from the coding sequence GTGAGCCGGGGCGCACGGGCCGCCCGGGCGGCCGACCGGCGGCTCGCGGAGCGCCTCGACGTGCTCGCCGCCGTGGCCGACCGCACCCGGGAGGCTCCCGGTCGCCTCCCCGACGAGGTGGTCGACCGGCTCGACGGCGCCCTGGCGCGGGCGCGCGGCCGGGTGACGCACGGCCCGTCCCACACCGTCGTGGCCCTCGCCGGCGCCACCGGCAGCGGCAAGTCGTCGCTGTTCAACGCGCTGGCGGGTGAGGGGCTCGCCGACGTCGGCGTCCGCCGGCCCACCACGTCGACCGCCCAGGCGGCGGTGTTCGACGCGACGGGGGTGCTGGACCCCGGCGCCGCGGACCTGCTGGACTGGCTGGCCGTGCCCCGGCGGCACGTGGTCACGGGGTCGGCGGACCTCGACGGGCTGGTGCTGGTGGACCTGCCGGACCACGACTCCACCGCCGCGGACCACCGCGCGGAGGTGGACCGCCTGGTGGAGGTCGTGGACGCCTTCGCGTGGGTCGTCGACCCCCAGAAGTACGCCGACGCGGCGCTGCATGACGCCTACCTGCGCCGCTTCGCCGGCCACGACGCGGTCACGCTGGTGGTGCTGAACCAGGTCGACCGGGTGCCGGCTGACGACCGCCGTGCGGTGCTCGACGACCTCCGCCGCCTGCTCGTCGCCGACGGCCTAGCCGACGCGCGGGTGATGGCGACCTCCGCCACCGGGGGCGAGGGGATCGCCGAGCTCCGCCGCGAGCTGGCCGCCCGCCTCGCCGAGCGGCGGGCGATGGTCGCGCGGCTGCACGCCGACGTCGACCGGCTGGCGGAGGACCTGGACGCCCACCTGGGCACCCGCCCCCCGGGACCGGTGCCGACGTCCGCTCGCCGCCGGCTGACCGTCGCGGTCGCCGAGGTCGCCGGCGCCGAGGCCGTGGCTGACGCGGTCGGGGCGGCCCACCGCGCCCGCGCCGCCCAGCACGTCGGGTGGCCGCCGACGCGGTGGGTGCGCCGCCTGCGCCCGGACCCGCTCAGGCGACTCGGGCTCGACCGGACCGCACCGGCCGAGGGGACCGCCACCGGCGGGCGGACGTCGCGGCCCGCGCCGGCCGCGGTCTCCCAGGCCGGCGCGGCCGCCGCCGTCCGGACGCTGGTCGACGACGTGACCACCGACCTGCCCGACGCCTGGACCCGCCGGGTCGCCGCCGTCGCCGACGCCCGCCGGGAGGACCTGGCCGACGCGCTGGACCGCGCCGTCGGGGCCGCTGAGCTGCCCACGCGCCGTCCGGCCTGGTGGTCGGCGGCGTCGTCGTTGCAGTGGGTGCTGGCCGGCGTGATGGCGGTCGGGCTCGTGTGGCTGGCCGTGATCGCGGCGGTGGCGTGGTTCGGTCTGCCCGACCTCCCCACCCCGCGGATCGGCGAGGTGCCCTGGCCGACGGCGATGGCGCTCGGCGGGGCGCTGGCCGGCCTGCTCGTCAGCGCGCTGGGCCGGCTCGCCGCCGCGGTGGGCGCCCGACGACGGCGGACGACCGCGCGTCGGATCCTCGTCGCCGCGGCGTCCGCGGCCGCCGACGAGCTGGTCGTCGACCCCGTCGACCGCGAGCTGGCTGCCCTCGCCGAGCTCCACCAGCTCACCGACCGGCTGCGCTGA
- a CDS encoding ABC transporter, producing the protein MATAGGGQHWRIDTSGPIADAEELRALLGRAELVPGAADDRAAGTLRDAVRGVARQLDDYVIPRLRDLDAPALVVVGGSTGSGKSTIVNSLVGAEVTRPGVLRPTTRAPVLVHHPDAARWFTDDRVLGSFARVQGGDASGPQQLRLVASDAVGEALALLDAPDIDSVEELNRAAAGHLLDAADLWVFVTTAARYADAVPWDVLATARARGVGVALVLNRVPPGAGGQVAAHLREMLTAAGLGEAPLLVLDEQPLVQGRLPAAQVAPLRDWLAGIAADHDVRAELVRQGLRGTLADVADRTDAVVEALERRADAADRLRDQAASTFARTRAQLARDVRDGTVMRGEVLARWQDLVGTGELLRQLQSRIGRWRDRVVSAVTGRTPAVEGFQGAVESGVELLVRERVAAAVDEVGALWRTTPDGEAVLAGGLAEDGLPPADDLSRPSVDLPARTERLVRDWQAALLDLLRAEGSGRRMTAKVLSYGVNGVALVLMVGVFAQTGGLTGGEVAIAGGSTAVGSTLLEALLGDQAVRRLTERARADLDARLAALLNAEAARFTRAVDARAPDPTLAVSLRDAARALRRGLS; encoded by the coding sequence TTGGCCACGGCGGGCGGCGGGCAGCACTGGCGCATCGACACCTCCGGACCGATCGCCGACGCCGAGGAGCTGCGCGCCCTCCTCGGGCGCGCCGAGCTGGTCCCGGGTGCCGCTGACGACCGGGCCGCCGGGACCCTCCGCGACGCCGTCCGCGGGGTCGCCCGCCAGCTCGACGACTACGTCATCCCGCGCCTGCGCGACCTCGACGCGCCGGCGCTGGTGGTGGTCGGGGGGTCGACCGGGTCGGGGAAGTCGACGATCGTGAACAGCCTCGTCGGGGCGGAGGTGACCCGCCCGGGTGTGCTGCGGCCGACCACCCGTGCCCCGGTCCTGGTCCACCACCCAGACGCCGCGCGGTGGTTCACCGACGACCGCGTGCTCGGGTCGTTCGCCCGGGTGCAGGGCGGCGACGCGTCGGGCCCCCAGCAGCTGCGCCTGGTCGCCTCCGATGCCGTCGGCGAGGCCCTCGCCCTCCTCGACGCGCCGGACATCGACTCGGTCGAGGAGCTGAACAGGGCGGCGGCCGGCCACCTCCTCGACGCCGCGGACCTGTGGGTGTTCGTGACCACCGCCGCCCGCTACGCCGACGCGGTGCCCTGGGACGTGCTCGCCACCGCCCGGGCCCGCGGTGTCGGCGTGGCCCTCGTGCTGAACCGGGTCCCGCCCGGCGCGGGCGGGCAGGTCGCGGCCCACCTCCGCGAGATGCTCACCGCGGCGGGCCTGGGCGAGGCGCCCCTGCTGGTGCTCGACGAGCAGCCGCTGGTCCAGGGGCGGCTGCCCGCGGCGCAGGTGGCCCCGCTCCGGGACTGGCTCGCGGGCATCGCGGCAGACCACGACGTCCGCGCCGAGCTCGTGCGGCAGGGGCTGCGCGGGACCCTCGCCGACGTCGCCGACCGGACCGACGCGGTCGTCGAGGCCCTCGAGCGCCGCGCGGACGCCGCGGACCGCCTGCGCGACCAGGCCGCCAGCACGTTCGCGCGGACCCGCGCCCAGCTGGCCCGCGACGTCCGCGACGGCACGGTGATGCGGGGAGAGGTGCTGGCCCGCTGGCAGGACCTGGTCGGCACCGGCGAGCTGCTCCGCCAGCTGCAGAGCCGCATCGGCCGGTGGCGCGACCGCGTCGTGTCCGCCGTGACCGGTCGCACGCCCGCGGTCGAGGGGTTCCAGGGGGCCGTCGAGAGCGGTGTCGAGCTGCTCGTCCGCGAGCGCGTGGCCGCGGCGGTCGACGAGGTCGGCGCGCTGTGGCGGACCACCCCGGACGGCGAGGCGGTCCTCGCAGGCGGGCTGGCCGAGGACGGTCTGCCGCCCGCCGACGACCTGTCCCGCCCCTCGGTCGACCTGCCCGCCCGCACCGAGCGGCTGGTCCGCGACTGGCAGGCGGCCCTGCTGGACCTGCTCCGCGCCGAGGGGTCGGGCCGGCGCATGACGGCGAAGGTGCTGTCCTACGGCGTCAACGGCGTCGCGCTGGTGCTGATGGTCGGCGTGTTCGCCCAGACCGGCGGGCTGACCGGCGGCGAGGTGGCGATCGCGGGTGGCTCGACCGCGGTCGGGTCGACGCTGCTCGAGGCGCTCCTCGGCGACCAGGCGGTCCGGCGGCTGACCGAGCGGGCCCGCGCCGACCTCGACGCCCGGCTGGCCGCGCTCCTCAACGCAGAGGCGGCCAGGTTCACCCGCGCGGTCGACGCACGCGCACCTGACCCGACCCTGGCGGTCTCGTTGCGGGACGCCGCCCGCGCCCTCCGCAGGGGGCTGTCGTGA
- a CDS encoding HPP family protein: protein MAISDERDMPPPPLGYAQVHRHPPPPGLGFPGPPPEIPEVPVGLLARARGGRGEGPARRPVSEVVWSWLGAALGIYAIVWPSTQMLPGTESVFLIGSFGASAVLVYGVPFADLAQPRNVLGGHVVSAAVGVTVQHLVGDLALASAIAVATAIAAMHVTRTIHPPGGATALIAVIGGMGITDLGYTYVVAPVGVSAVAMLAIGIVVNNLSRNPARHYPKYWW from the coding sequence ATGGCCATCTCCGACGAGCGGGACATGCCGCCACCGCCCCTCGGGTACGCGCAGGTGCACCGCCACCCGCCCCCACCGGGACTGGGGTTCCCGGGGCCGCCGCCCGAGATCCCAGAGGTCCCGGTCGGGCTGCTGGCCCGCGCGCGAGGGGGGAGGGGTGAGGGGCCGGCCCGTCGTCCGGTCAGCGAGGTGGTGTGGTCGTGGCTCGGCGCGGCGCTCGGCATCTACGCCATCGTCTGGCCGAGCACCCAGATGCTGCCGGGCACCGAGTCGGTCTTCCTGATCGGCTCGTTCGGCGCGAGCGCGGTGCTGGTCTACGGCGTCCCGTTCGCCGACCTGGCCCAGCCCCGGAACGTCCTCGGGGGGCACGTGGTGTCCGCAGCGGTCGGGGTGACCGTCCAGCACCTCGTCGGCGACCTCGCCCTCGCCAGCGCGATCGCCGTGGCGACGGCGATCGCGGCGATGCACGTCACCCGCACCATCCACCCGCCGGGCGGGGCGACGGCCCTGATCGCGGTGATCGGCGGGATGGGCATCACCGACCTCGGCTACACCTACGTCGTGGCGCCGGTCGGGGTCTCCGCGGTGGCCATGTTGGCGATCGGGATCGTGGTCAACAACCTCAGCCGGAACCCGGCACGCCACTACCCGAAGTACTGGTGGTGA
- a CDS encoding type IIA DNA topoisomerase subunit B, producing MAEYSAKSISVLEGLEAVRKRPGMYIGSTDRRGLHHLVWEVVDNAVDEHLAGHCRVITVTVLADGGIEVADDGRGIPVETHEKEKKPAVEVVLTKLHAGGKFDQQAYAVSGGLHGVGVSVVNALAIKTQVEVSRDGAVHAMQFKQGKRTKKLEAVKTTKKTGTLVRFWPDPEIFDTLDFDADTIRTRLKETALLNPGLRIDFADRRDGSTETFRYAHGLADFVDDLLGGRGALLSKPLVVTREETVDGRAMACDIAVTWLEKGHSETTRSYVNIIRTPDGGAHEEGFRTALTRTLNSWGQDQARLFVAKGPDKVTGDDLKEGMVAVVSVKMPDPQFEGQTKGRLGSAVMRTFVEKAVREVLSEWLEANTSEGRKIVQKALVAAQARQAAKAARDLTRRKGILDSTSAGLPGKLADCSSRNPEDSELYIVEGDSAGGSSKQGRDRDRQAILPLRGKVLNVEKAQLRKVLANEEIANLIKAIGTGVEPEFDITNLRYHKVILMSDADVDGGHITTLLLTFFYRLMPDLLDKGHVFLAQPPLYELRRKTTIEYAMTDKERDQILRKVFKVDPKAPKGVEVSRFKGLGEMNPEELWRTTMDPQTRTLLRVGIEDAARAERTFGLLMGNSAADRRTWIEENAEYADNIDV from the coding sequence ATGGCTGAGTACTCCGCGAAGTCCATCAGCGTCCTCGAGGGCCTCGAGGCGGTCCGCAAGCGACCCGGCATGTACATCGGGTCGACGGACCGCCGGGGTCTGCACCACCTCGTCTGGGAGGTGGTCGACAACGCCGTCGACGAGCACCTCGCCGGCCACTGCCGGGTGATCACCGTGACCGTCCTCGCCGACGGCGGCATCGAGGTCGCCGACGACGGGCGCGGCATCCCCGTCGAGACCCACGAGAAGGAGAAGAAGCCCGCGGTCGAGGTCGTCCTGACCAAGCTCCACGCCGGCGGGAAGTTCGACCAGCAGGCCTACGCGGTGTCCGGCGGCCTGCACGGCGTCGGCGTGTCGGTCGTCAACGCGCTCGCCATCAAGACCCAGGTGGAGGTCAGCCGCGACGGGGCCGTCCACGCCATGCAGTTCAAGCAGGGCAAGCGGACCAAGAAGCTCGAGGCGGTCAAGACGACCAAGAAGACCGGCACGCTGGTCCGCTTCTGGCCGGATCCGGAGATCTTCGACACCCTCGACTTCGACGCGGACACGATCCGCACCCGGCTGAAGGAGACCGCGCTCCTCAACCCCGGCCTGCGGATCGACTTCGCCGACCGGCGCGACGGGTCCACGGAGACGTTCCGGTACGCCCACGGGCTGGCGGACTTCGTCGACGACCTCCTCGGCGGCCGGGGGGCGCTGCTGTCCAAGCCGCTGGTCGTGACGCGCGAGGAGACCGTCGACGGGCGGGCGATGGCGTGCGACATCGCGGTGACGTGGCTCGAGAAGGGCCACAGCGAGACGACGCGCAGCTACGTCAACATCATCCGGACGCCGGACGGCGGCGCCCACGAGGAGGGGTTCCGGACCGCGCTGACCCGCACCCTGAACTCCTGGGGGCAGGACCAGGCGCGGCTGTTCGTCGCGAAGGGGCCCGACAAGGTCACCGGCGACGACCTGAAGGAGGGCATGGTCGCGGTCGTCAGCGTCAAGATGCCCGACCCGCAGTTCGAGGGGCAGACCAAGGGCCGGCTGGGATCTGCGGTCATGCGGACGTTCGTCGAGAAGGCCGTGCGGGAGGTGCTGTCGGAGTGGCTCGAGGCCAACACCTCCGAGGGCCGCAAGATCGTGCAGAAGGCGCTCGTGGCCGCGCAGGCCCGGCAGGCCGCGAAGGCCGCCCGGGACCTGACCCGTCGCAAGGGGATCCTCGACTCGACGTCGGCCGGGCTGCCCGGGAAGCTGGCCGACTGCTCCTCGCGGAACCCCGAGGACTCCGAGCTGTACATCGTCGAGGGCGACTCGGCGGGCGGGTCGTCGAAGCAGGGCCGCGACCGGGACCGCCAGGCCATCCTGCCCCTGCGGGGGAAGGTGCTGAACGTCGAGAAGGCCCAGCTGCGGAAGGTCCTCGCGAACGAGGAGATCGCCAACCTGATCAAGGCGATCGGGACCGGGGTGGAGCCGGAGTTCGACATCACGAACCTCCGGTACCACAAGGTGATCCTGATGAGCGATGCCGACGTCGACGGCGGCCACATCACCACGTTGCTGCTGACGTTCTTCTACCGGCTGATGCCCGACCTGCTCGACAAGGGACACGTGTTCCTGGCCCAGCCGCCGCTCTACGAGCTGCGGCGCAAGACCACGATCGAGTACGCGATGACCGACAAGGAGCGCGACCAGATCCTCCGCAAGGTCTTCAAGGTCGACCCGAAGGCGCCGAAGGGCGTCGAGGTGTCGCGGTTCAAGGGCCTCGGTGAGATGAACCCCGAGGAGCTGTGGCGGACCACGATGGACCCCCAGACCCGCACCCTCCTGCGCGTCGGCATCGAGGACGCCGCCCGGGCGGAGCGGACCTTCGGGCTGCTCATGGGCAACAGCGCAGCCGACCGGCGGACCTGGATCGAGGAGAACGCCGAGTACGCGGACAACATCGACGTGTGA
- a CDS encoding tRNA dihydrouridine synthase: MQPLVLDAGRRPVVADPPIVLAPMAGVTNAPFRTLCRRYGGGLYVSEMVGARALVEAARQGHLDLARDAGDADRWADDAPDSRQRTVLRAAFSPDEDPRSLQLYATDPDELHAAVALLAERDLVDHVDLNVGCPAKKVTRHGGGAALPWRTGLFARLVDAAVRAADGRPVTVKMRMGIDAAHLTYLDAGRAARDAGAAAVTLHGRTAEDAYAGHADWDAIGRLVDAIGDDVPVLGNGDIWQASDAVAMIARTGCAGVVIGRGCLGRPWLFRDLEAALAGRPVPPPPTLREIADMLREHARLLVDHLGEDAGMRDIRKHTGWYLQGIDLGRPLRLALRQVERLDQLDELLAVVDLDVEMPESALEMHRGHSHGPKPVSLPHGWLDSRDDPAPLAAAAADVVSGG, translated from the coding sequence ATGCAGCCCCTCGTCCTGGACGCCGGTCGCCGGCCCGTCGTCGCCGACCCGCCGATCGTGCTGGCCCCGATGGCCGGGGTCACGAACGCGCCGTTCCGCACCCTGTGCCGCCGGTACGGGGGCGGGCTGTACGTCAGCGAGATGGTCGGGGCCCGCGCCCTGGTCGAGGCCGCCCGTCAGGGGCACCTGGACCTCGCCCGCGACGCCGGCGATGCCGACCGCTGGGCCGACGACGCGCCAGACAGCCGCCAGCGGACCGTCCTCCGCGCGGCGTTCAGCCCCGACGAGGACCCCCGCTCCCTCCAGCTCTACGCCACCGACCCCGACGAGCTGCACGCGGCCGTGGCGCTCCTCGCCGAGCGGGACCTGGTCGACCACGTCGACCTGAACGTCGGCTGCCCGGCGAAGAAGGTCACCCGCCACGGCGGCGGGGCGGCGCTGCCGTGGCGCACCGGCCTGTTCGCCCGGCTGGTCGACGCCGCCGTCCGCGCCGCCGACGGCCGCCCGGTCACCGTGAAGATGCGCATGGGGATCGACGCGGCCCACCTGACCTACCTCGACGCCGGCCGGGCGGCTCGGGACGCCGGCGCGGCAGCGGTGACCCTCCACGGCCGGACCGCGGAGGACGCCTACGCCGGCCACGCCGACTGGGACGCGATCGGCCGGCTGGTCGACGCGATCGGCGACGACGTGCCGGTCCTCGGCAACGGCGACATCTGGCAGGCCTCCGACGCGGTCGCGATGATCGCCCGCACCGGCTGCGCCGGCGTGGTGATCGGCCGCGGGTGCCTGGGCCGGCCGTGGCTGTTCCGCGATCTCGAGGCCGCGCTGGCCGGGCGTCCCGTCCCGCCGCCCCCGACGCTGCGCGAGATCGCCGACATGCTCCGCGAGCACGCCCGGCTGCTGGTCGACCACCTGGGCGAGGACGCCGGCATGCGCGACATCCGCAAGCACACCGGCTGGTACCTCCAGGGCATCGACCTCGGCCGGCCGCTGCGCCTGGCCCTCCGCCAGGTCGAGCGGCTCGACCAGCTCGACGAGCTGCTGGCGGTCGTGGACCTCGACGTCGAGATGCCCGAGAGTGCCCTCGAGATGCACCGCGGCCACTCCCACGGACCCAAGCCCGTCAGCCTGCCCCACGGCTGGCTCGACTCCCGCGACGATCCCGCGCCGCTGGCCGCTGCCGCCGCCGACGTGGTCTCGGGCGGCTGA
- a CDS encoding nucleoside triphosphate pyrophosphatase, which translates to MSRLILASGSPRRRELLVDRLGLDVVVSPADVDESPRHGEAPAAMVQRLARRKVSAVEAEMEDLVVAADTVVIVDGEVLGKPGTPDKARLMLQALSGREHSVLTGVAVKLGPKGASGVDRTKVRFRRLSPSEIQWYVDTGEPLDKAGAYGIQGIAGIFVEHLEGSETSVIGLPLGRLAVLAQSVGASLTDYRRTGT; encoded by the coding sequence GTGAGCCGCCTGATCCTGGCCTCCGGCTCCCCGCGCCGTCGGGAGCTGCTCGTCGACCGCCTCGGCCTCGACGTCGTCGTCAGCCCCGCCGACGTCGACGAGTCGCCACGCCACGGCGAGGCACCCGCCGCGATGGTGCAGCGCCTCGCCCGACGCAAGGTCTCGGCGGTCGAGGCGGAGATGGAGGACCTGGTCGTCGCCGCCGACACCGTCGTGATCGTGGACGGCGAGGTGCTCGGCAAGCCGGGGACGCCGGACAAGGCCCGGTTGATGCTGCAGGCCCTCAGCGGCCGGGAGCACTCGGTCCTGACCGGCGTCGCGGTCAAGCTGGGGCCGAAGGGCGCCTCCGGCGTCGACCGCACCAAGGTGCGGTTCCGCCGCCTCAGCCCGTCGGAGATCCAGTGGTACGTCGACACCGGCGAGCCCCTCGACAAGGCGGGCGCCTACGGCATCCAGGGGATCGCCGGCATCTTCGTCGAGCACCTCGAGGGCTCCGAGACCAGCGTGATCGGCCTGCCCCTCGGCCGCCTCGCGGTCCTGGCCCAGAGCGTCGGGGCCAGCCTGACCGACTACCGCCGGACCGGCACCTGA
- a CDS encoding DNA topoisomerase (ATP-hydrolyzing) subunit A, whose translation MSAQGSLLDDGNIVDVDIAERMEQSFLDYSMSVIVGRALPDLRDGLKPVQRRILHAMHEAGLRADQPYRKCASVVGDVMKKYHPHGDSSIYDALVRMAQDFAIRDPLVDGRGNFGSVDGDPPAAMRYTECRLSPLAMEVLAGIDEDTVDFQTNYDGHEVEPVVLPGRFPNLLVNGSTGIAVGMATNIPPHNLVETIDACLLLIRRPEATLDEVMEVLPGPDFPTGAQIVAGDGIRDAYESGKGAVTIQAIAAAETRSGGLPRIVITEIPYQVNKAALLTKIADLVKGRKLDGIRDLRDESSRDGTRVVIELKRGEDAAATLERLYDLTDLRTNFNCNVVALDHGRPRTLGLLDVLHGYLAHQRVVLTRRTRHRLAKAQERLHVLLGYLIALDNLDEVIALIRASDSPADARTGLMDRFAMTEVQATAVLEMQLRRLARLERDKIQAEHDELVVRIADLEAILADPARLDRVLAGELGEIAETHGTPRRSRIGMSAPAADDDQQAAAPLLAAQEVTTYVTAGGYVKPVARKRVTAPHNAPHDPVVAVVRAMADDVLLAVDTAGNGYRVDGGDVTVSSMRQRGSHLGGVLDTSLEAPLAGAVDLGRSPFVVTVSANGLVKRTERAEYEGRLRQTIAAGIRDGDEIVAVLGAEEDDELLVAHSGGLAIRFRLADVSAMGRRAAGVAGLKVPKGQRVVSASVVADAVDVIVLDVDGRAKIVDASEFPTQGRGGKGVLTGTADLAWAGACRALHVPTEDGWTTLHPATLTPMSRSRGPAEAVAPVTGRPVGEDDPDDD comes from the coding sequence ATGAGCGCCCAGGGATCTCTGTTGGACGACGGGAACATCGTCGACGTCGACATCGCCGAGCGCATGGAGCAGTCCTTCCTGGACTACTCGATGTCGGTGATCGTCGGCCGCGCGCTGCCGGACCTGCGCGACGGGCTGAAGCCGGTGCAGCGGCGCATCCTCCACGCGATGCACGAGGCGGGGCTGCGCGCGGACCAGCCGTACCGCAAGTGCGCGTCCGTCGTCGGCGACGTGATGAAGAAGTACCACCCCCACGGCGACTCCTCGATCTACGACGCGCTGGTGCGCATGGCCCAGGACTTCGCCATCCGCGACCCGCTGGTCGACGGTCGTGGCAACTTCGGGTCCGTCGACGGCGACCCGCCCGCGGCGATGCGCTACACCGAGTGCCGGCTCTCCCCGCTGGCGATGGAGGTGCTGGCGGGCATCGACGAGGACACCGTCGACTTCCAGACCAACTACGACGGCCACGAGGTCGAGCCGGTCGTGCTGCCCGGCCGCTTCCCGAACCTGCTGGTCAACGGATCGACCGGCATCGCCGTCGGCATGGCGACGAACATCCCGCCGCACAACCTGGTCGAGACGATCGACGCCTGCCTCCTCCTGATCCGGCGGCCCGAGGCGACCCTCGACGAGGTCATGGAGGTCCTGCCGGGTCCGGACTTCCCGACCGGCGCGCAGATCGTCGCCGGCGACGGCATCCGCGACGCCTACGAGAGCGGCAAGGGCGCGGTCACCATCCAGGCGATCGCCGCCGCCGAGACGCGCTCCGGCGGCCTCCCGCGGATCGTGATCACCGAGATCCCCTACCAGGTCAACAAGGCGGCGCTCCTCACCAAGATCGCCGACCTGGTGAAGGGCCGGAAGCTCGACGGCATCCGGGACCTCCGCGACGAGTCGTCCCGCGACGGCACGCGGGTGGTCATCGAGCTGAAGAGGGGGGAGGACGCCGCCGCCACCCTCGAGCGGCTCTACGACCTGACCGACCTGCGGACCAACTTCAACTGCAACGTCGTCGCGCTCGACCACGGCCGCCCCCGCACCCTCGGCCTGCTCGACGTCCTGCACGGCTACCTGGCCCACCAGCGGGTCGTACTGACCCGCCGCACCCGGCACCGGCTGGCCAAGGCGCAGGAGCGCCTCCACGTGCTCCTCGGGTACCTCATCGCGCTCGACAACCTCGACGAGGTCATCGCGCTGATCCGGGCCAGCGACTCGCCCGCCGACGCGCGGACCGGCCTGATGGACCGCTTCGCCATGACCGAGGTGCAGGCGACCGCCGTCCTCGAGATGCAGCTGCGCCGGCTGGCCCGCCTGGAGCGCGACAAGATCCAGGCCGAGCACGACGAGCTGGTCGTCCGGATCGCCGACCTCGAGGCCATCCTGGCCGACCCCGCCCGCCTGGACCGGGTGCTGGCCGGCGAGCTGGGCGAGATCGCCGAGACCCACGGCACCCCCCGCCGCAGTCGGATCGGCATGTCCGCCCCCGCCGCGGACGACGACCAGCAGGCCGCCGCCCCGCTCCTCGCCGCGCAGGAGGTCACCACCTACGTCACCGCCGGCGGCTACGTGAAGCCCGTCGCCCGCAAGCGCGTGACCGCACCGCACAACGCCCCGCACGACCCGGTCGTCGCGGTGGTGCGGGCGATGGCGGACGACGTGCTGCTGGCCGTCGACACCGCCGGGAACGGCTACCGGGTCGACGGCGGCGACGTGACCGTGTCGTCCATGCGGCAGCGCGGCAGCCACCTCGGCGGCGTGCTCGACACCTCGCTCGAGGCCCCGCTCGCCGGGGCGGTCGACCTCGGCCGCAGCCCGTTCGTCGTCACCGTGTCCGCCAACGGGCTCGTCAAGCGGACCGAGCGGGCGGAGTACGAGGGCCGGCTGCGCCAGACGATCGCCGCGGGCATCCGGGACGGCGACGAGATCGTGGCCGTGCTCGGCGCCGAGGAGGACGACGAGCTGCTGGTCGCCCACTCCGGCGGCCTCGCCATCCGCTTCCGCCTGGCCGACGTGAGCGCCATGGGCCGCCGCGCCGCCGGCGTGGCCGGCCTGAAGGTCCCGAAGGGCCAGCGCGTCGTCTCCGCGTCCGTGGTCGCCGACGCCGTGGACGTGATCGTCCTCGACGTGGACGGTCGCGCGAAGATCGTCGACGCGAGCGAGTTCCCCACCCAGGGCCGCGGCGGCAAGGGCGTGCTGACCGGCACCGCCGACCTGGCCTGGGCCGGCGCCTGCCGCGCGCTGCACGTCCCGACCGAGGACGGGTGGACGACCCTCCACCCGGCGACGCTCACCCCGATGTCCCGCTCGCGCGGTCCCGCCGAGGCCGTGGCGCCGGTGACCGGACGCCCGGTCGGCGAGGACGATCCCGACGACGACTGA
- a CDS encoding nitroreductase family protein, with protein sequence MDFSEVVSRRRMVRSYRPDPVADEVVDRILDTARRAPSAGFAQPHRFVVVTDAAARRRVADACGEPAALARGLAPWLSVAPVHVVPCVAIADYEARYAAPDKEASRGPSGWDVPYWWVDGGAALMMLLLATIDEGLAAGFLDVPAADLRRAADVPDHWTPLGLVTIGHAADDTAVGSARRRPRRSLDEVVHRPDR encoded by the coding sequence GTGGATTTCTCCGAGGTCGTCAGCCGACGGCGGATGGTCCGGTCGTACCGCCCCGACCCGGTCGCCGACGAGGTGGTCGACCGCATCCTCGACACCGCCCGTCGGGCGCCGAGCGCCGGGTTCGCCCAACCCCACCGCTTCGTCGTCGTGACCGATGCCGCCGCCCGCCGACGGGTCGCGGACGCGTGCGGCGAGCCCGCCGCCCTCGCGCGAGGGCTGGCGCCCTGGCTGTCGGTCGCGCCGGTGCACGTCGTGCCCTGCGTCGCCATCGCCGACTACGAGGCCCGCTACGCCGCGCCCGACAAGGAGGCCTCGCGAGGCCCGTCCGGCTGGGACGTGCCGTACTGGTGGGTGGACGGTGGCGCCGCGCTGATGATGCTGCTGCTCGCCACCATCGACGAGGGCCTGGCCGCCGGGTTCCTCGACGTCCCCGCCGCGGACCTCCGCCGGGCCGCGGACGTCCCCGATCACTGGACGCCGCTGGGACTGGTCACGATCGGCCACGCCGCAGACGACACCGCGGTCGGGTCCGCGCGACGCCGACCGCGGCGGAGCCTCGACGAGGTCGTGCACCGCCCCGACCGCTGA